The Dromaius novaehollandiae isolate bDroNov1 chromosome 3, bDroNov1.hap1, whole genome shotgun sequence genome includes the window GCATAGGTCGAAGGTGTAGAGATACAGAGCAGAGGAAGCTGAGTGCAGAGAGAGATGCTAATGTTATTAAATAAGCCTGCAGTTTTAGTGGAGTTAAACACCATTAAATGTAGCAAATAAGTGACAATAAGTATCGCTTAAGCTGTCTTAAtgatatactcaaaaatgatctgtGTTGAAATTCTTATTTCTCTACAGCCACAGTACGTTTGGCAAGCAGTAGGGTATGAGATAAGGGCCTTAACCGCTTTGTCTCAATCCACACACTTGTGTACTCAAGTACACAAATGAGAGTAACCACATGATTACTCTAATTTAGCTGAGCTTGGTTGAAGTTGACCACAAGATTCATGGACAAGACCAAAGTAGAATTTTATATTTGGGTGAGAGATCTTGATTAAAGCAGTGTCCGCATTAGAAAACTGAGCTTCCTTCTCCAGCTTGTATTTTatcgtatttttttttctgaagccaaTGAGGCAATATCagtgacatttttttccatctgctgtGTGATGTTAACTGGCTCTATGCTGTTATGGAAGGCAATTTATAATGGTATATTGATGATTGTGTGAGTTTTCTGAAAGGGTTCAATTTAACTCCGTGATTTAGTCAGTCACTTGAGTCAAATTTGAATCTCCTGTTAGTTGTGTTGAAACAATAGAAGGGAAACCCAAAAGATATTCCTGTTTGGGTACATTAAAGCCTTAAAAGGTATACCATGACTTGCAGTTGTTAGCATGGCTGATTCCACTATTTTAACAATAATCCATAGAGTGCGTTTTGCCTCTAACTATAGAAGCAGGAGTCTTTGAGCCAATAACAAATGGTAGCAGTTGCCTCAATCACACCTTTATCCCCCCGCCCCGTCTGTGAGTTTAAGACAGATGTAAGAGGTGTTTGTATCATGTAGGTGATGTAGGTTTGCAGCCTACCTCAATTACCAATATTTGAAGTTTTTATACAATAGCAGTAGTGCCTGAAACAAAGTAGACGTGATAGTTATTCACGGTAAGTAGGAACTAGAATGATCTACTAAATGTTGAAGTGATCTGAAAGACAGCTCCTGCAAAAGTTAGGCCCTCAGGAAGGTGAAAGTGAGATTCAGAAATGGAAATTCACACAAAGATGAAAGATGCAAATTGCTGAGGTACTGACAATCAAGAGGGCAGGAAAGgttgtgtgggggggggggaaatcacaagCACACTTAGTAAAAGTGTCTGTTCTGTAGTTCTTTCTATCTGACCAGCCTTTTAAAGCCAAATCATTAGATTCGTATAAAGTACTTTTAAGTTCTCATTAGTCTAAATGAGTCCAAAAGTCCAAAGTCTAAAATTATtatcttaaaacatttttgaacCAGCTGCTACTTATCCTTGGATCTATAGGCACTAACTACTCCTGGCTTAGCAGTAGCTTCGTAGATGCTTCGTTCTTACTGTTTGTGACTAGAACTGCTTAGTCTTAAGTAACTCAGTGCTTGCCTTCTGTCCAAGCCTGTTCAGTAGGATGGTACTAGTTAGTCCAGTTCAGGAATACTTGGATTCACTGTGTCACAGAAGGCAGTTTTGGCCACTTTCTGTCAAAACATAACCAAGAAGGTCACAAGAGATTATAATATTCATTCAGGCACTAGAAAAGTGAGAAATGGGACCCACATCTTCAGGAAAGAGTCCTGATGACCATCCCTAGGCTATTTGGGGGTGCAGAAAAAACTAATCTTTCTGTTGAAGATAGCTATTGTCACAAAGAATTTATAGAGGTATGGAGAAAGCATGTCTGAGCTATGGCAGCATGAGAGGAGCAAAAGACTGCAAGTCCACTTCCCACTCTGAATACTGTACTTTGAAGTACAAAATGCATTAACTAGCCCTTTGAGAGGAAGCTAGAATTTTAGTGTAGCCCTAATTTGATCTATGGAGAGCaattgctgcttctgtttgaaTGAAAGATTGTTGCATTAACTTACTTGtatgttgcttttcatttctatGGCAAGTTAGAAGAAAGAAATCATACAGTGTTTCAAGAGCCATAACTTAAAACATCACTGCCATGTGCTAAGGCATAACTGTTAACTCTAGCTATAATAATAAATGCAAGGAGGCCACCTCATGGCTGCTGAGGGAAGTTGTAACTTTGTTCATTTAAAATCTTAACCATAAAATTGGATTAATTTTGGCGAAAGTAGAGAACAACCATCTGAactaaaaggaaattaaatgctGCTCAGAGGGAATACATGAGGGGTGGAAAGTTGCAGTAGCATGTGAGTTACAGGCTGTAGTTGTACCTGCAGAAAATGTTCACCCCTTCAGGGCTTCTGGGGTGTCCTTGAGCACGACATACTACTTTATTATGAAACAGCATACGGTCCTAGCAATTTTTTGCTCAGCACATAGATCCCAACTGTTCAAGGCATAGACCGCTGCTTGCAGTATTCAGGAGGAAGAGTTAATTAAAGTCTCTTCGCTGTTTGACCTAAGCAGCAAGACATCCCTGCTCCGAACACCACTGCTCAGATGGAGCCTAGGTCCAACCACATGCAGAAACAAGCAGCAGCTTGGACCAAGTACCAGCACAGGAAaacttacagggaaaaaaaaaattaattattgcaGGTATGATGACTAGAAACATATGTCATGAATAAATCAGAAAGGAAGCTTCTAAAGTGCTTCTTTTCTCCTCAAAACCTTTCCTGACCCAAAACTGTAGCTGAGAAATAAGTGGGCCTACAATACATCCTTagttggttgcttttttttttctttaaatcacgGGTCTTCATGCCAGATAATTACTTTGTAATGTATCCTGTAATGACTGGCAGCATGTCTGCCTAACATGACAATTGGTAATTTTGCAAGTGTTATATACCTTgatattttaatctttatttatgCAGGGACTCAAACCAATAGTATCCACTGAATCCCCAGCTTTGATTTTTGGGACAACAACTAAACTTGCTTCAGATTTACCAGCAGCTGGTTCTTTCTTGGGTAAAAACAAGGTGCCAGACCTACAGAAACTTTTTCAGGTAACGACAACTTTGAGAGTAACTTAAAGAAAACTGGAGAGAGTGGGCCATATTTTGCCCTATTTTAATGTGGCTAACTAATTTGTCAGTCTACAGTATCTACAATTTTTAAAGTCTACTTAAGAAAGCATCATGTACAATATAACCTGGATCAGTCTCCAGTGACCTTGTAATGGGTATAAATATAGAAAGTGAAAAGTctagtatctttttctttttcctgacttcAAAAGATGCCTCTTGTATCCTTTGACTATTGGAAGCACTTTTCCTCCGAGAATCCAAGCATGTGGATCTTGAAGATCTGGAGGAGCAAAGCAGAGATTATTACTACTTTGTATTTTGTAACTGAAACATTACTGAAGCTGTGTATAATGTATTGGAAGAAGAATACAGTAAGGTCTTCAAAGCTGGGTTGTTAGCTGTGCAGTTTATAAGCATATTGGGACTTCTGAAAACAAATTagttgagctttttttttaaatatcaagaaTGTGCTTTATATAAtgtgcccttttttcttttacatgccACTTGCATTTGGAATGTGTCAGTCTGAATTGGTGAATAATCTTTTATACATACCTTTTCACATTCTTTTGTTGGTGACATTCTTCCAGTCCAGGTCctctttaaaaattatatttcaaGATGTATTCTTTGTGCCTGCACATAACAGCTTTTGCTAATAAAATTAACTTGCCTTTACATTCGTCTTGCTGAATGAAAAACACTTAATACATTAGGCTGTAGATAGCCCATTAGTCAGCAGATTTCCCTCATGGAATTCTCCTAGTTTTAGCTGAGGTAGCTTGTTCATGGTGGTCTCTGCATGagtattcacttttttttttgtttttaaactcttcccACAGAAAGCAGATGGACTGCCAGTACACCTGAAACGGGGAGTTCCAGATAAGCTGCTTTATCGGACCACTATGGCTCTAACAATAGGCGGGACTATCTACTGTCTAGTAGCCCTGTACATGGCCTCACAACCAAGAAACCAAAAGTAAATGAACCATAACTAATGGGACTAATGGCATTTCTCTGAAGGACCTCCTGCATGTCTCTCTCTTCACTTGCTTTTTAATCCTGTGATCATATAGGAGGTGTGTTTTTCAGATCAAATGTGtttgagaaagtatttttaaattggtTGCCTTATGTATTCTGGAAATCATATAAACAAAGACTTAAAGCCATCATTTTAACATATGGTTGTAGCCTTGCATTTGTTGTTGTGCAGGAGTGTATAAACAGTTGGAGaaagcttgcttttcttccttatcCCTTAACAGTGTGTGGAGGAAGGTAAGACAGGAGAAATACTTTTGGGGCGATATTCCATGCCCCTCGGTGGGGAGATGCTATCAGTTTCAAAAACTGTAAAGCATATCACTTAGTTACTACTAGACACCAAGAATCTCTTCCTGTCATACACAGTTCATTTAACGTAAGCAGGTGGCAATGGAACTTTTCCAAATGCTGGTATATCATTAAGTAGGAGAAAGGGTTTTCTCCTTGGAACATTCAAACTGGGTTTATTCTATAATGTAAACACCAATGTATTCAGCAGAATGCAGCAGTACTGTAGCATCAGTTATACCAGTTTTTGGACTATTACTTGTCAAACTCTCTTGTATTGTGCAATAAAGCTAACTACACGAATAATAAAAGTGGCAAGTCTTCAAAGTTTCGTACTGTTTCAGCTGGCCCAGTAGTGAAATACATTAGTATGCTTTAAGTTCAACTTGCAGATCTCAAACTAGACAATTGATTGAACTGCCTCACTGCAGTCTTTTTGAGATGGTAACCCTTTTGAAACCTTATCTCAGAATTCATGGAATGCTTAACTATAAGATGTTTTTGTGAAACAAGTCACTACATTTCATAGCTTagctgcatatatatatatatatatatatatatgtatgtttgtttACTTTGCTGGGTGGGGAAAAGGGTGGAAGTTAATAAAACGCTTCAATTAATTCTCTTTCCCCTGTAAAATCAGAACCTTGGACTACAGCTAGTCTTTCACACAAGCCTTTATACAAGCATCTTCTAATGTGATAGGTATTCCCCTAGTTTATGAGCAGAGGGTATTCACTCCTGGTCACTCCGCCACTAAATCTAAATAAGCACGGTTTTGACGGAGGCCAGTGAAACCAATCTCTTCCAGAACCATGAAGAAACCGCTTTCTTCATAAATAGGCAAGCCAGTTGATAAAGGAACCtaaaatttctatttatttgttcttttactAAAAACATTATTATTTGTTTCCCAGTTAGGTTGTACTGAAGCCTTATTACTatgccataggaaaaaaaaatagctgcttgTACTCCGATCTCAGGTTTTGGTCAGTGTTGCTATTTCAGGAATGGAGAGATTAAGTCACTGGATAAGAAATTTGTAAGGACAGCAAGGCTCAGAGAATAGCAAAGGATTAATGAAGTTCTACAGGAACTGACAGCTATATAGTCTCTACTGGTAAACTATATTATCCTCAGTAGCCCATGCTTCCAGAAATCTAATATTCTTGTGCTGTAGActgcagtatcttttttttttttaaaaaagttattgtCTATGTCTTCCCTGCATTACTGTATATTAAGCACCACCTACAAACGTCTTCTAATAAAGGATACTTTGCACACAAACTTGACAGGTAACTTTTCATGAGAATGAGTTTTGCTTAGAGAATTTATGtttgagctttttttaaaaaataactttttaaagttcATATAGAGAATAACAACTTTCTAGTTGTTGTTAAGGCAGATGTGGGTTGAGTAACTAAACTGTTATCTCATAGCTTATTAAGAAGTGGAAATACTCTTCCACATACTTgtggcaagaaaaaaataaggcacATATCACTCGGGTCCAGCTTTCTTATGAAGCAAATGGCTCATCCAGAGTATTGGGTGTATATATTGCCATAGAGATCATGCCGTAGAGAACTGTATTCCTGCTGCCCTAGTCTAGCTTTTTCCAGCTATTTGCTGAGCAGcagcttaaagaaaaacaaaaacacactcatggtaaaaggaaaaaaaaatagcatcagATCTTGCAAATAACCAGATATAAGATAGCCCACATTTGCTTTATTGTCTCAGCATATGGGTTTTGGAGAACTTTTCACTTTGCCCTTCTCAAGCAATCTGACCCAGTTGAAGCAGGACGAGAATGCTGCCTCAGCTCGTCAGATTCACAGCCATGCTTCAGTCTGAAGTTAAAGAACAAAGAGGTGTTGCGTGTCTGCAGCCATGGGGATGGGCTCCAGTCTTGAGAGAAAGAGCAAATTGTGTATTTCTATATTCCCACAGCAAAGTGCACTGAAGAACAAGGTGACTTGCAAGCTGCAGCCCAGAGTGTTAGGATGTGGAGGCAAAAATCTTGCCCCTTTTCTCAATTATTTTGAAATCGCAATAAAGAAGTTTCAGCATgattgaagcttttttttttcttcctagaaaaaaaactcttttagtctattttaaaatattcctgatGCCAGAGATCTCTAGGACAATTCAAGAGGATTTAAGTGTTTTGAATTATTGTCTGTCATAGAGAGAACTAACTCCTCTTATTCTTAAGCTCTCAAGAACACTCTTTCTtacctttaaaacaaataatctctGCCTGCCCTGATGTTAAGTTCAATCTTAAGCAAGGAAAACAAGGAGTGAACTGCAACATCAAGAAGGCTACTTCCTTATGTTTTGAGTCATCATCCCAAAAGGAAGAATCTCAGACTTGGATACTACAGCTTTATTTTATATGTGGtaggttttgtttttgaaaaagcttTAGTTTTATCTTGTGACTTATACAACATGCCAGCATTGAGAACCAAGAAAACAAGATGCATTTTATAAATGATAGCTTATACTCTAATGTTTTGGCTTGAATGCACAGCAGAGAATAAAATATAATAAGCTCTCATACCCCAAGGTACTGGAGTTGGGAGGGAGAGCAGCTAAGATTTACAgtactcaggaaaaaaattatcttaTGATAATCATCCATCCCCATGGCATTATCTTATTGTTAAGAGACTTTAAAGAACATTAAATGGTCGTTTTCCTTCTTAAATGATCTTCCTGACAACCTGAATtcaatagttttatttttgtaactgttttgaaataagatctctctctcctttttatgtGGGAGTACTGGAATAAATGCACTTGAGAAGATGTTGATAATATTGCAATATGTCTCTGAGCTGCTTTAAAATTACAGACATGGATAAGGAGAGGATTTCTCTGCAATATTACAGTGTGACCATACAGTCCAACAGACTTCTGCTTTTTCCCTCAACATTTTGAAGTGTCAATAAACAGATTATTACAATAAAAGACATTAATGGTTTGATCTTGCCTTAAAGCAAAATTTTTCTAATTAGAAGGCAGTGGAAGGAATACAagcaagagaaacaagaaaaatagaaACCTGAACTTCCTACAAAATGTAGTTTATTAATCTTGCAGACTTCAGAAAGCTGACCAGAGGTTTTAAGGGCCATTTCTCACACATACACCAAGGCCATAGTAGCCACCAGTATTCATAACCATATCCATAGTATTCACCATCCTTTCTCCAAATTCAAACCTTCTTCTAAGAGGCTTCTGAACAGTCACACATCAGGTTCTTTTCTGTCACTAACCATTACCtctgcagattttaaaatttaaaaaattagaaagcttttgcacagaggaaaaatgtCTGTGTATCAGATAAATTATGTGGAGAATCACAGTAAATTGTTCTCAAAAATCAATTACAAACTACCTGCATTATATGATGGTATATTATACCACCCTTCCCCCAATTGCTAACCTAGTCCAAAGCCTCACAGGATTCCAAACTCTGATCTCCATTTAAACTGGAAAACAAGAAGAACTTTCCTGTAACCTAAGCATTAGTTTTAGCAATAGGCATGAAAAATGACCTTTTGAGTATTCAGTACTAATTGGATATTAGTTTACTGAAgagttgcagaagaaaaaaaaaaaggaagaaagggggaagaaaaaaaggaagaaagggggaagaaacaaaggaagaaagggggaagaaacaaaggaagaaggggagaaaaaaggaagaaggggaaaaaaaggaagggggaaaaaaaggaagaaagggggggaaaaaaggaagaaggggggaaaaaggaagaaggggggaaaaaggaagaaaggggggaaaaaaaggaagaaagggggggaaaaaggaagaaggggggaaaaaggaagaaaggggggggaaaaaggaagaagggggaaaaaggaagaaagggggggaaaaaatgaagaaaagcaaatatgcTTTGAAGGGAAGCGCAAGGAGGCTAAAAATGTAACTTTGTTAACAGTGTGCCTGTGGATCAGGAAATAGGGTATACACCATCAACTAGCAGTATAGCAGCTCACTAGTACAGGATGTTATTTTCAATGAACTGTCCTGGTACTAACATAATCCTAGACTGATTTTTGGTATAGCACTAGACAGAAGGGAGTCATTTTATTTCTATATGAAGCCTCCTCAAATACAAGGAAGTTAAATCCAagggtctgtttttttttcccccttccatcTGTTGTACGCAGCATGTATCTGGCCTATAAAAGGCATTCATATCATCCTATGGCTCCAAAGAGATACCCCATCAGATACTCCATGCCAGAGCATTTTCTGAATGACTTTGCCCAGTGGAGCCAATGctgcaaaattagaaaaaaaaatgcatatatactTTCTTATCTCCTCCCTGTCCCTCTCACTGCCACAGTTCAGGGATTACTCCTGTAACAGAAGGTCCAGGAAACTCATCTCAGCTGCATAAAGCCATCACTTTCTTGTCTTCCTCACTCAAGTTTTTATTCATAAAGACTAGAAAATTACAAATAGAAGAACTGAGAAGTTTTCtagtttgcttcatttttttcagagtatttttaacatattctatgccatgaaaagaacaaaattgtTTTTAGTGTTTCAAGAGTATCTCTGAAATATGAATATGAGAAGAAATACATGTCATGTGCATTATTCTGAAAATTTGAACAAGCCCTGAAAATATCCTCTGTGAAGTATCCTCTGTGAAGTACATGACCTTGCCAACCCAGCAACTCACATCTGCTCTAAGTATGGAGATGAAGACATTCCTACAGTGATAAATCTTTGAAGGAACTGTTATATAGGTATGCAAATGTAGGGGCATCCAAAGAATTGCTGCTTCCAAGCATCTGTCTGTCATCTCAGAGATAcaggaaatatttctttgctgCAACATTCTTATACTTTACA containing:
- the LOC112997328 gene encoding cytochrome c oxidase subunit 7A-related protein, mitochondrial, with protein sequence MSLRALARYGVARSRLGVLLRQASQSGAGGPLGARVPAAATMYYKFNGFTQRLVGAAASAAYNPQGLKPIVSTESPALIFGTTTKLASDLPAAGSFLGKNKVPDLQKLFQKADGLPVHLKRGVPDKLLYRTTMALTIGGTIYCLVALYMASQPRNQK